A part of Tardiphaga sp. vice304 genomic DNA contains:
- a CDS encoding MBL fold metallo-hydrolase: MYALASFGVSARSEAASDYAPLTQPLVIEQVPGSQIFYSIGNPGIPGKENQGNTSNAGFIITSNGVVVFDALGTPSLGWALLQEIRKRTPLPLRFVVASHYHADHIYGLQALKDHTDAPIVAQERALEYNENEETSDERAGDRLGQRRSALAPWVNQDTRVVPPDITFDDRMTIGLGSTRLSLIYAGPAHSGSDLMMLVQPDGVLFAGDIVQNSRIPFMNSDDVSTVQWLKALDEVLRLNPKFIIPGHGRPSAAAKEAISFTRDYISYVRAEMGKAVENWTEFNAAYDQTDWSKYSSMPAFSSNNRGNAYRIYLELEASQFKK, from the coding sequence ATGTACGCTCTCGCGAGCTTCGGGGTTTCCGCACGCAGCGAGGCGGCGAGCGACTATGCGCCGTTGACACAGCCTCTTGTCATCGAACAGGTGCCGGGCAGCCAGATTTTCTACAGTATCGGCAATCCTGGCATTCCCGGGAAAGAGAATCAGGGAAATACTTCCAACGCCGGCTTCATCATCACGTCGAATGGCGTCGTGGTGTTCGATGCACTGGGGACGCCAAGTCTGGGGTGGGCACTGTTGCAGGAAATTCGCAAGCGCACGCCTCTTCCCCTGAGATTCGTCGTTGCCAGCCATTATCATGCCGACCACATTTATGGCCTGCAGGCGCTCAAAGACCACACGGATGCGCCGATTGTGGCGCAGGAGCGCGCGCTCGAATACAATGAGAATGAAGAGACATCGGACGAACGCGCTGGCGACCGGCTGGGACAGCGCCGCAGCGCGCTGGCGCCGTGGGTCAACCAGGATACGCGCGTCGTCCCTCCCGACATCACTTTCGATGACCGGATGACGATCGGACTGGGGAGCACCCGGCTGTCACTGATCTATGCCGGCCCGGCTCATTCGGGCAGCGATCTCATGATGCTGGTGCAGCCGGACGGCGTGCTGTTTGCTGGAGATATCGTGCAGAACAGCCGCATTCCCTTCATGAACAGCGACGATGTCAGCACAGTGCAATGGCTGAAGGCACTCGACGAAGTGCTCCGGCTCAATCCGAAATTCATCATTCCCGGCCACGGCAGACCGTCTGCTGCCGCCAAGGAAGCCATTTCGTTCACTCGCGACTATATCTCCTACGTCCGTGCCGAGATGGGAAAGGCCGTCGAAAACTGGACCGAATTCAACGCGGCGTACGATCAGACAGACTGGTCCAAATACAGTTCGATGCCAGCCTTCAGCAGTAACAACCGCGGCAACGCCTATCGCATCTATCTCGAACTCGAAGCGTCCCAATTCAAGAAATAG
- a CDS encoding ArsR/SmtB family transcription factor, whose protein sequence is MDIATIEQQKSRRAEQKLLAKQAHDAARLLNLLGNEKRLLILCHLMMNREMRVSEIVEAIGLSQSALSQHLTKLREDGLITFRRESQTLHYRIADQRVAKLIKVVKKLYCEDVN, encoded by the coding sequence ATGGATATAGCCACGATCGAACAGCAGAAGTCGCGACGTGCGGAACAAAAGCTTCTTGCAAAGCAAGCTCATGACGCCGCACGTCTTTTGAATTTGCTAGGCAACGAAAAGCGTTTGTTGATCCTGTGTCATCTGATGATGAACCGGGAAATGCGCGTCAGCGAAATCGTGGAAGCGATTGGGCTCAGCCAGTCGGCACTTTCCCAGCACCTGACCAAATTGCGTGAGGACGGGCTGATTACATTCCGGCGAGAATCGCAAACCCTGCACTATCGGATTGCCGATCAACGCGTCGCCAAGTTGATAAAAGTGGTGAAGAAGCTCTATTGCGAGGACGTCAATTGA
- the soxC gene encoding sulfite dehydrogenase, whose protein sequence is MKLKSGNGGKQAQDGASLLGRRSLLKLSGALAGGLIAGGGRAVAEDAPPLDNPWTQSIGPGVVDRPYGRPADAQNGVIRRNVPWLTAGTESSISFSPLQDLHGIITPNGLFFERYHSGRPDVDATQHRLMIHGMVDRPIVLTMKDIERFPSTSRVHFIECPANGGMEWRSAQLNSLQFTHGMISCAEWTGVKLSTLLEEVGLKKEAKWIMVEGADGAHMSRSLPLDKCLDDCIVVYAQNGEALRPEQGYPLRLVVPGWEGNVSIKWLRRIKVGDKPWYSREETSKYTDLMPDGKSRGFTWLIDAKSVITFPCPEKPLSGPGLYEIRGLAWTGTGKIKEVHVSADGGANWQQAELKEPVLSKALTRFTLPWRWDGKPALLESRAVDEAGFVQPTIAELRKVRGTNSVYHNNSIQTWQVKSDGSVFDVQTS, encoded by the coding sequence GTGAAGTTGAAGTCTGGTAACGGCGGAAAGCAAGCGCAGGACGGCGCTTCTCTTTTGGGAAGGCGGTCACTGCTGAAATTATCTGGAGCACTCGCGGGCGGGCTGATTGCCGGCGGAGGCCGCGCCGTTGCCGAGGATGCTCCTCCGTTAGATAATCCGTGGACACAATCGATTGGGCCGGGCGTAGTAGACCGCCCTTACGGCAGACCGGCAGATGCGCAAAACGGTGTCATCAGGAGGAACGTTCCATGGCTTACCGCCGGCACCGAATCCTCGATCAGCTTTTCGCCCTTGCAGGACCTCCACGGCATCATTACGCCCAACGGCCTTTTTTTCGAACGCTACCATTCCGGTCGGCCGGACGTGGATGCGACGCAACATCGGCTGATGATCCATGGGATGGTTGACCGCCCCATTGTTTTGACGATGAAAGATATCGAACGATTCCCCTCAACATCGCGCGTGCACTTCATCGAATGCCCTGCGAACGGCGGGATGGAATGGCGCTCTGCACAGCTGAATTCGCTTCAATTCACGCATGGCATGATCAGTTGCGCCGAATGGACCGGCGTTAAGCTATCGACACTGCTGGAGGAAGTCGGTCTCAAAAAGGAAGCAAAGTGGATCATGGTAGAGGGCGCCGATGGCGCCCACATGAGCCGAAGCTTGCCCCTGGATAAGTGCCTTGACGATTGCATCGTGGTCTACGCGCAAAACGGCGAGGCGCTGCGGCCCGAACAGGGCTATCCGCTTCGACTGGTGGTCCCCGGTTGGGAGGGCAATGTCAGCATCAAATGGCTTCGCCGGATCAAGGTCGGCGACAAGCCCTGGTATTCCCGCGAAGAGACGTCGAAATACACCGATCTCATGCCCGACGGTAAATCGCGCGGGTTCACCTGGCTGATCGACGCCAAGTCGGTGATCACGTTCCCCTGCCCCGAGAAACCTCTCAGCGGACCCGGTCTCTACGAAATTCGGGGCCTTGCATGGACGGGTACCGGAAAGATCAAGGAGGTGCACGTTTCCGCGGACGGTGGCGCCAACTGGCAGCAGGCCGAACTGAAGGAACCGGTTCTGTCGAAAGCCCTGACGCGTTTTACGTTGCCATGGCGATGGGACGGCAAGCCGGCGCTTCTGGAATCGCGGGCCGTGGATGAAGCGGGCTTCGTTCAACCGACCATCGCTGAATTGAGAAAAGTCAGAGGCACCAATTCGGTATATCACAACAACTCAATCCAGACATGGCAGGTCAAGTCGGACGGGAGCGTCTTCGATGTTCAGACTAGCTAG
- a CDS encoding c-type cytochrome has translation MFRLARACGAAAIVLGLTVAAASAAEKQPFGYGTPATAAQVAGWNIDARGDDGEGLPAGKGDIAHGTEVYADQCAACHGTFGEGEGRYPKLAGGAGSLKADRPEPTVGSYWPFAVTLWDYINRAMPFPAPHSLSSDDVYALTAYILHLNNIVPDDFVADKTSLPKVKMPNHDSFTWTDPRPDTANKPCMTKCADPGSIRIVSTAEGQNLTPRTTGTLDDMQPK, from the coding sequence ATGTTCAGACTAGCTAGAGCCTGCGGCGCGGCCGCGATCGTTCTGGGATTGACCGTGGCAGCGGCCTCGGCCGCTGAAAAGCAGCCGTTCGGTTATGGAACGCCGGCAACCGCGGCACAGGTAGCGGGCTGGAACATCGACGCGCGCGGTGACGACGGCGAGGGACTCCCTGCGGGGAAGGGTGACATCGCGCACGGCACTGAGGTTTATGCCGACCAGTGCGCGGCATGTCATGGCACCTTTGGTGAAGGCGAGGGCCGTTATCCAAAACTTGCCGGCGGCGCTGGTTCATTGAAGGCCGACCGGCCTGAGCCAACAGTTGGAAGCTACTGGCCATTTGCGGTGACGCTGTGGGATTATATCAATCGCGCAATGCCGTTCCCGGCACCACATTCGCTATCGTCTGACGACGTCTACGCGCTGACGGCCTATATTCTCCATCTGAACAATATCGTGCCGGACGATTTTGTCGCCGACAAGACCAGCCTGCCAAAAGTGAAAATGCCCAATCACGACAGTTTCACGTGGACAGATCCGCGGCCGGATACCGCCAACAAACCCTGCATGACGAAGTGCGCCGATCCGGGTAGCATCAGGATTGTCTCGACGGCCGAAGGGCAGAACCTGACGCCCCGGACGACAGGGACGCTCGACGATATGCAGCCGAAATGA
- the soxX gene encoding sulfur oxidation c-type cytochrome SoxX: protein MQNVRSIVCAAIGGASLLLAVCLNAQAQSPKPDGNVLDGKTLAFDRGKGNCLSCHDIKGGDLPGTIGPQLNGMKDRFPDRSELIGIVTDETKRNPQTVMPPFGRNLILNDKEISAIVDFLYTL from the coding sequence ATGCAAAACGTCCGATCGATCGTCTGCGCGGCCATCGGTGGCGCATCGCTGCTTCTTGCAGTGTGCCTCAATGCGCAGGCGCAGTCGCCCAAGCCCGATGGAAACGTATTGGACGGTAAAACGCTCGCCTTTGACCGCGGCAAGGGCAATTGCCTATCTTGCCACGACATCAAGGGCGGCGATCTGCCGGGCACCATCGGTCCCCAGCTCAACGGCATGAAGGATCGCTTTCCGGATCGCAGCGAACTGATCGGGATCGTGACCGACGAAACGAAACGTAATCCGCAGACGGTTATGCCGCCGTTCGGGCGCAACCTGATTCTCAACGACAAAGAAATTTCGGCGATCGTCGATTTCCTTTATACGCTTTGA
- the soxY gene encoding thiosulfate oxidation carrier protein SoxY, with the protein MNIPHHSYHHPSRRRVLNGFAIAGLLGVGLNTLRSIGAFAADAAGWPVEAFKQKTEADALKSLFGKSAEASDKVKLDAPEIAENGAVVPISISTSLPNVTSISVLVHENPYALAASYKIPEGTIPAVSNRLKMAKTSNVVAIVESDGKLYSASKEVKVTVGGCGG; encoded by the coding sequence ATGAACATTCCACATCACTCATATCATCACCCGTCGCGGCGACGGGTTCTGAATGGCTTTGCAATCGCAGGCCTGCTCGGCGTCGGTCTCAACACACTGCGTTCGATCGGCGCATTTGCCGCCGACGCCGCTGGATGGCCGGTCGAGGCGTTCAAGCAAAAGACCGAGGCCGATGCTCTGAAGTCGCTGTTCGGCAAGAGCGCGGAAGCCTCCGACAAGGTCAAGCTCGACGCTCCGGAGATTGCGGAAAATGGCGCAGTTGTGCCGATCAGCATCAGCACCTCGCTTCCCAACGTGACCTCGATCTCCGTGCTGGTGCATGAAAACCCTTACGCACTGGCGGCGTCCTACAAAATTCCGGAAGGCACGATTCCAGCGGTTTCCAACCGGCTGAAAATGGCCAAGACCAGCAATGTGGTGGCCATCGTCGAATCGGACGGCAAGCTTTACAGCGCGTCCAAGGAAGTAAAAGTCACCGTTGGCGGTTGCGGCGGTTAG
- the soxZ gene encoding thiosulfate oxidation carrier complex protein SoxZ, with the protein MASSIRVRAIAGADTTEVQALIQHPMDSGFVKDAQGVLIPPHHIETVQFEAGGKTVFTVLWGPAVSKDPFVKFSFKGAKKGDDLKITWVDNKGATDTTTAKIQ; encoded by the coding sequence ATGGCATCTTCAATTCGCGTACGCGCCATCGCCGGCGCAGACACCACGGAAGTTCAGGCGCTGATCCAGCATCCAATGGATTCGGGCTTCGTGAAGGACGCGCAGGGCGTTCTGATTCCGCCGCATCACATCGAAACGGTTCAGTTCGAGGCGGGCGGCAAGACCGTGTTCACAGTGCTCTGGGGACCTGCGGTCTCGAAGGACCCTTTCGTCAAATTTAGCTTCAAGGGTGCGAAGAAGGGTGATGATCTCAAGATCACTTGGGTCGACAACAAAGGTGCGACCGATACGACGACTGCAAAGATCCAGTAG
- the soxA gene encoding sulfur oxidation c-type cytochrome SoxA, with protein MSLLGAPSSWAVEAPSPDKDFKAFREYFTKKFPKVALDDFVNGPYSMNEDMRKQWVEKEDFPPYDFALDRGKELFEAPFKNGKTFADCFPDKGIGIRQNYPYFDEKADEVVTLESAVNGCLAQNGEKPYSYVKDDMAAVTAYMAYTSRGKPFDIKMPSTPHALAAYEDGKQYFYQRRGQLNFSCASCHVQSPGERIRAEVLAPALGILNAMPIYRSEWGGMGTTSRRLTSCNSQVRATPLEPNDPTYRNLEYYLSYMSNGLPISGPGARP; from the coding sequence ATGAGCCTTCTCGGCGCCCCGTCGTCGTGGGCCGTTGAAGCGCCATCTCCGGATAAGGATTTCAAGGCGTTTCGGGAATATTTCACCAAAAAGTTTCCAAAAGTCGCCCTCGATGACTTCGTCAATGGTCCCTATTCGATGAACGAGGATATGCGGAAGCAGTGGGTCGAGAAAGAGGACTTCCCGCCCTACGATTTCGCGCTCGATCGGGGCAAAGAGCTGTTTGAGGCGCCATTCAAGAATGGAAAGACCTTTGCAGACTGCTTCCCGGACAAGGGAATCGGCATTCGCCAGAACTATCCGTATTTCGATGAAAAAGCCGACGAAGTCGTCACACTAGAGTCGGCCGTGAATGGCTGTCTCGCGCAAAATGGCGAGAAACCCTATTCGTACGTCAAAGACGATATGGCTGCCGTAACGGCCTATATGGCATACACATCGCGCGGCAAACCGTTTGACATCAAGATGCCGAGCACCCCCCACGCTCTCGCAGCTTATGAAGACGGAAAGCAGTATTTCTACCAGCGCCGTGGTCAGCTCAATTTTTCCTGCGCAAGCTGCCATGTGCAAAGTCCCGGCGAGCGAATCCGCGCCGAAGTGCTGGCACCGGCGCTCGGCATTCTCAATGCAATGCCTATCTATCGGTCAGAGTGGGGCGGAATGGGCACCACCAGCCGAAGGCTAACCTCCTGCAACAGCCAGGTGCGCGCGACGCCGCTGGAGCCCAATGATCCCACCTACCGTAATCTCGAATATTACCTGTCTTACATGAGCAATGGCCTGCCGATATCCGGCCCGGGCGCTCGCCCCTAG
- the soxB gene encoding thiosulfohydrolase SoxB, giving the protein MLLHRRNFMKLAMAAPAIAGFPRFGAAAEGTSIYDLAPFGNARLLHITDTHAQLLPVQFREPSVNIGVGAMRGRPPHLVGDQFLKQFGIAAGSAEAYAFTFLDFEQQAGRYGRLGGFAHLKTLIDMLRASAPSGRSLLVDGGDLWQGSGLTNLSKGADMVEAANLLGISAMTGHFEFTYGEDILRKNLGNFKGEFLAQNVFLTEEAAFNDAKAFDPASGRVFKPYIINEMGDYRVAIVGQAFPYVPIAHPKRFVPDWTFGIRDDELQKVVNQLRDVEKVDAVVLLSHNGMDVDLKLASRVSGIDIILGGHTHDAVPQPVSVANAVGSTLVSNAGSNGKFVAVIDLDLKKGGVKDLRYRLLPVFSDRLKADPEMNALIERVRAPHAGMLDEKLATADRLLYRRGNFNGTMDQLICDALRQQLDAEIALSPGFRWGTSVLPGQPITMQDILSETAITYPEAYVQSMTGEQLKTIMEDVCDNLFNLDPYYQQGGDMVRLGGMSYACAPNETIGKRISGLTLADGRAIETDKSYRVAGWASVNGQTGSPVWETVADYLRGSKRTAPTKGSGAEIVGIEGNPGIAGP; this is encoded by the coding sequence ATGTTGCTGCATCGACGGAATTTCATGAAACTGGCCATGGCGGCCCCCGCCATTGCCGGCTTCCCTCGCTTCGGTGCTGCAGCGGAAGGCACGTCGATTTACGACCTTGCACCGTTCGGAAACGCGCGGCTGCTGCATATCACCGATACCCATGCGCAGTTGCTCCCGGTTCAGTTTCGTGAGCCGAGCGTTAATATCGGCGTCGGCGCGATGCGGGGACGGCCGCCGCACCTGGTCGGCGACCAGTTTCTAAAACAGTTCGGCATTGCGGCAGGCAGCGCCGAGGCTTACGCCTTCACCTTTCTCGACTTCGAGCAGCAGGCTGGTCGGTACGGCAGACTGGGCGGCTTCGCTCATCTCAAGACTCTGATCGATATGCTGCGCGCCTCGGCGCCCTCCGGACGTTCGTTGCTGGTCGATGGCGGCGACCTGTGGCAGGGCAGCGGTCTGACCAATCTCTCGAAGGGCGCTGATATGGTCGAAGCCGCGAATTTGCTCGGCATCTCGGCGATGACCGGGCATTTCGAGTTCACTTACGGTGAAGACATCCTTCGAAAAAACCTTGGTAACTTCAAAGGCGAATTTCTGGCCCAAAATGTCTTCTTGACCGAGGAGGCTGCCTTCAACGATGCCAAGGCATTTGATCCGGCATCCGGACGGGTTTTCAAGCCTTACATCATCAACGAAATGGGCGACTATCGCGTCGCGATTGTCGGGCAGGCATTTCCCTATGTCCCGATTGCCCATCCAAAGCGCTTCGTGCCGGACTGGACGTTCGGAATTCGGGACGACGAATTGCAGAAGGTCGTCAACCAGCTCCGCGACGTCGAAAAAGTGGATGCCGTCGTGCTGCTGTCGCACAATGGCATGGATGTCGACCTCAAGCTGGCGAGCCGCGTGAGCGGCATCGATATTATTTTGGGCGGTCACACCCACGACGCGGTGCCGCAACCGGTCAGCGTCGCCAATGCCGTCGGGAGCACCCTGGTGTCAAACGCCGGTTCGAATGGCAAGTTCGTTGCCGTGATCGACCTCGATCTCAAGAAGGGGGGCGTCAAGGATCTGCGCTACCGGCTGCTTCCCGTGTTCAGCGACCGGTTGAAGGCCGACCCGGAGATGAACGCCTTGATCGAGCGGGTCCGAGCGCCGCACGCCGGGATGCTCGATGAAAAATTGGCGACGGCAGATCGGCTGCTGTATCGCCGCGGCAACTTCAACGGCACCATGGATCAGCTGATCTGCGATGCGCTGCGCCAGCAGCTCGACGCCGAAATTGCGCTGTCGCCCGGCTTCCGTTGGGGAACCAGCGTGCTTCCCGGACAGCCCATCACCATGCAGGACATTCTTTCGGAAACCGCCATCACCTATCCTGAAGCTTATGTGCAGTCGATGACCGGCGAGCAGCTCAAGACGATCATGGAAGACGTCTGTGACAACCTGTTCAATCTTGATCCCTACTATCAACAGGGCGGCGACATGGTGAGGCTTGGCGGCATGTCCTATGCGTGCGCGCCGAACGAGACGATCGGGAAGCGGATCAGCGGCCTCACACTTGCCGACGGCCGCGCCATCGAGACCGACAAATCGTATCGCGTCGCCGGTTGGGCCTCGGTCAACGGGCAAACCGGATCCCCGGTTTGGGAAACCGTCGCCGATTACCTGCGCGGCTCGAAGCGCACGGCGCCGACAAAGGGAAGCGGCGCGGAGATCGTCGGTATTGAAGGCAACCCCGGGATTGCGGGGCCATGA
- a CDS encoding DsrE family protein, which translates to MMEAFPVVARRFMAVLGFAAAMLTGHTASAQVVAAPPPEKAFADHHLALQLSDNDPKKQAIIISIAYNMLKVYGPDQIAIEVVTFGPGIDLLKADNANRQRIDSLVDQGVRFDVCGNTLDTIERETGQRPQLNPNAVEVVAGVAKLLELAETKYTIVRP; encoded by the coding sequence ATGATGGAGGCTTTCCCTGTCGTTGCTCGCCGTTTCATGGCCGTGCTTGGCTTTGCGGCCGCCATGCTCACGGGCCACACGGCGAGCGCCCAGGTCGTTGCCGCGCCCCCGCCTGAAAAGGCATTTGCGGATCATCATCTGGCGCTACAGCTGTCCGACAACGATCCAAAGAAGCAGGCCATTATTATCAGCATCGCCTACAATATGCTCAAGGTTTACGGACCCGATCAGATCGCGATCGAGGTCGTCACATTCGGGCCTGGCATCGACTTGCTGAAAGCCGACAACGCGAACCGGCAACGGATCGACAGTCTGGTTGATCAGGGCGTTCGCTTCGACGTGTGCGGCAACACGCTGGATACCATCGAGCGGGAAACCGGCCAGCGACCTCAGCTCAATCCGAACGCCGTCGAGGTGGTCGCGGGCGTGGCAAAATTACTCGAACTCGCCGAGACCAAATACACGATTGTCCGTCCCTGA
- a CDS encoding DsrE family protein produces MHIVSKLLAAGAILAATLSSSFAADGKAHRVTIQVDQNDPAVMNLALNNVTNIVDEYKAKGEDVQVELVAYGPGLHMLRDDTSPVKDRLKQISALSFPSQIKFSACNNTKQGMEKAEGHPITIVSPASLVPSGAVRLMELQEDGWSYLKP; encoded by the coding sequence ATGCATATCGTTTCAAAGTTGCTTGCCGCTGGCGCGATTCTCGCCGCGACTCTGTCATCAAGTTTCGCGGCCGACGGCAAGGCGCATCGCGTGACAATCCAGGTCGATCAAAACGATCCCGCGGTGATGAACCTCGCCTTGAACAACGTCACCAATATCGTCGATGAGTACAAGGCGAAAGGTGAAGACGTTCAGGTCGAACTCGTGGCCTATGGGCCGGGGTTGCACATGTTGCGTGACGACACGTCGCCGGTGAAAGACCGCCTGAAACAGATTTCCGCGCTGAGCTTTCCCTCGCAGATCAAGTTTTCGGCCTGCAACAATACCAAGCAAGGCATGGAAAAGGCCGAGGGACACCCGATCACGATCGTCTCCCCGGCAAGCCTGGTGCCGTCGGGAGCCGTGCGGCTGATGGAATTACAGGAAGACGGCTGGAGCTACCTGAAGCCGTGA
- a CDS encoding GlcG/HbpS family heme-binding protein, whose product MHIRGLAIAICFVVSCGVASAADETTVTYKSLAPDLALEAAKAALDQCRTDGFQVSVAVVDRFGEPQVLLRDRFAGLPASRTATDKAWTALGFRANTSDLSKAIQNGSLDARLTSLPRVTMLGGALIIEAGGTLLGAIGVSGAPGGDKDEKCARSGLDAIRDKLDF is encoded by the coding sequence ATGCACATTCGGGGCCTGGCAATAGCGATCTGTTTCGTGGTCAGCTGCGGCGTAGCGAGCGCTGCCGATGAGACGACCGTCACATATAAGTCGCTGGCGCCGGATCTGGCGTTGGAGGCCGCCAAGGCTGCGCTGGACCAATGCCGGACGGACGGCTTCCAAGTATCGGTTGCAGTTGTTGACCGATTCGGCGAACCGCAGGTGCTGTTGCGGGACCGCTTCGCCGGCCTGCCGGCTTCGCGCACCGCCACCGACAAGGCGTGGACCGCGCTCGGATTCCGCGCCAACACGTCGGATCTGTCGAAAGCGATTCAGAACGGCTCCCTCGACGCCCGATTGACCAGTTTGCCGCGGGTGACCATGCTCGGTGGGGCGCTGATCATCGAAGCCGGCGGCACGCTACTTGGTGCCATCGGGGTCTCCGGAGCGCCTGGAGGCGACAAGGACGAAAAGTGCGCGAGATCCGGCCTTGACGCCATCCGGGACAAGCTTGATTTCTAG
- a CDS encoding rhodanese-like domain-containing protein: MKTAKDLVREANTQVATLTAADAVKLAADHNVVFIDLREPAEVERGTFPGAVHVPRGLLEFQVDPQSPSHNPKLAADKQFILFCASGGRSALAAKALKDMGVTNVAHVAGGFPALLQAKEG; the protein is encoded by the coding sequence ATGAAGACCGCAAAAGACCTGGTACGCGAAGCAAACACGCAGGTGGCTACTTTAACAGCAGCCGACGCCGTCAAACTCGCTGCCGACCACAATGTTGTTTTCATCGATCTGCGCGAGCCGGCAGAGGTCGAAAGGGGAACATTCCCCGGCGCAGTCCACGTGCCTCGAGGGCTTCTCGAATTCCAAGTTGACCCGCAGAGTCCATCGCATAATCCGAAGCTTGCCGCCGATAAGCAATTCATTCTGTTTTGTGCATCGGGCGGCCGCTCGGCATTGGCGGCTAAGGCACTGAAAGACATGGGCGTAACCAACGTCGCCCACGTTGCAGGTGGGTTCCCAGCTCTTCTGCAAGCGAAAGAAGGTTGA
- a CDS encoding class I SAM-dependent methyltransferase — MLNESRQAHWEGVYTHKSESEVSWFQENPALSIEMIKQVGATAASAIVDIGGGASRLVDNLIDRDFEDVTVLDLSDAALEAAKARLGIGAAQVQWIVADATVWEPIKAYDIWHDRAAFHFLTEDRDRAAYVARLERALKVGGYAIIATFALDGPERCSGLSVVRYDPASLGETLGQSFQLVDARRHAHATPWGTEQSFQFSVFRHCS, encoded by the coding sequence GGAGGGCGTCTACACACACAAGAGTGAAAGCGAAGTGAGTTGGTTTCAGGAAAACCCGGCTTTGTCGATTGAGATGATTAAGCAAGTCGGCGCGACCGCGGCTTCGGCTATTGTCGACATCGGTGGAGGTGCTTCTCGTCTGGTCGACAATCTCATTGATCGGGACTTTGAAGATGTCACTGTTCTTGACCTATCCGATGCGGCACTAGAGGCAGCTAAAGCCCGCCTTGGGATTGGGGCTGCACAGGTTCAATGGATCGTCGCGGACGCTACAGTTTGGGAGCCGATAAAAGCGTATGACATCTGGCATGATCGGGCAGCTTTTCACTTTCTCACCGAGGACCGTGATCGTGCTGCATATGTTGCGCGTCTTGAGCGCGCGTTGAAGGTTGGAGGATACGCTATCATTGCAACGTTCGCGCTTGACGGGCCGGAACGATGCAGTGGACTATCCGTAGTGCGCTACGATCCTGCAAGCCTTGGCGAGACCCTCGGGCAATCGTTCCAGCTGGTTGATGCTCGTCGGCATGCTCATGCGACGCCTTGGGGCACAGAGCAATCGTTCCAATTCAGTGTGTTTCGCCATTGCTCTTGA